A window of the Desulforapulum autotrophicum HRM2 genome harbors these coding sequences:
- a CDS encoding ABC transporter ATP-binding protein, which translates to MLGPFELIRPYFIERRAYLAAGLFSLLVVDLLQLFIPRIVKRAIDGIASSSLDAGALLRYGGYILLAAIFIGVFRFSWRYCIMGTARRVEEGIRERLFNHVITMPAPFFDRVSAGDIMAHATNDITNIRMALGMGLVGMTDTVVLGLTAVVFMGYINLELTVLALFPMPFIAIFTKILSKRLFLAYMAVQESFSRLMEASRERFAGIRVIKAFNREDAETLSLTQESQAHVDANMHLVRLRGLIFPMVTLLTSISLAVVVGLGGRKVIQGTISPGDFVAFIAYLGLLTWPVMALGWVTNMIQRGKVSIDRINTILNTSVAMGNMDNALTPQKITGNIQIQNLVFHHGSGKDRTRILDNVSVTAGPGGILGIAGPPGAGKTTLVGLIPRIYDPDSGRILIDGMDVRNIDIHCLRRFISFMPQEPFLFSGTILENLKLADALAGQDQINGVIEMAGLTKTIESFPKGINTMIGEKGVMLSGGQKQRIALARALLKRAPILILDDPVSQVDIRTAAGIIDTIEALSTSITVIIVSHRFQAFRRADNIIVLDKGRIVESGNHEQLVAQGGYYARAQVMQSGGES; encoded by the coding sequence GTGTTGGGACCGTTTGAGTTGATCAGACCCTATTTTATTGAACGAAGGGCTTACCTTGCAGCGGGGTTGTTTTCACTGCTTGTTGTGGATCTACTCCAGCTCTTTATCCCAAGAATTGTCAAGCGTGCCATTGACGGTATTGCTTCCTCCTCCCTGGATGCCGGGGCTCTTTTGCGCTATGGGGGGTACATCCTTCTGGCTGCCATTTTTATAGGTGTTTTCAGGTTCAGCTGGCGCTACTGCATCATGGGGACGGCCCGGCGGGTGGAAGAGGGGATCAGGGAACGATTGTTTAACCACGTTATCACCATGCCGGCGCCCTTTTTTGACAGGGTAAGTGCCGGTGATATCATGGCCCATGCAACCAACGATATTACCAATATAAGGATGGCCCTTGGCATGGGCCTTGTGGGGATGACCGACACCGTTGTCCTGGGCCTGACCGCGGTTGTCTTCATGGGATACATCAACCTTGAGTTGACTGTTCTGGCCCTTTTCCCCATGCCCTTTATCGCCATTTTTACAAAGATTTTAAGCAAACGCCTTTTTTTGGCCTACATGGCTGTTCAAGAGTCCTTTTCCCGGCTCATGGAGGCCTCCAGGGAGCGGTTTGCCGGAATACGTGTCATCAAGGCATTTAACCGGGAGGATGCAGAGACCCTCAGTCTTACCCAGGAATCCCAAGCCCATGTGGACGCAAACATGCACCTTGTTCGCCTCAGGGGACTGATTTTTCCCATGGTCACCCTGTTGACGAGCATCAGCCTTGCCGTTGTTGTGGGACTGGGCGGTCGAAAGGTTATTCAAGGAACGATTTCTCCGGGTGATTTTGTGGCCTTTATTGCCTATCTGGGCCTTCTGACCTGGCCGGTCATGGCTTTGGGATGGGTGACGAATATGATCCAGAGGGGCAAGGTTTCCATTGACAGGATTAATACTATTCTGAATACCTCCGTCGCCATGGGAAACATGGACAATGCACTGACCCCTCAAAAAATTACAGGAAACATCCAGATCCAGAACCTGGTATTTCACCACGGATCCGGCAAAGATCGAACCCGGATCCTGGACAATGTCAGCGTGACCGCAGGCCCCGGTGGCATCCTTGGCATTGCAGGGCCGCCCGGAGCAGGGAAAACAACCCTGGTGGGTCTTATTCCAAGAATCTATGACCCGGATTCAGGACGCATTTTGATTGATGGCATGGATGTCAGAAATATCGATATCCATTGTCTGAGGCGTTTTATTTCGTTCATGCCCCAGGAACCGTTTCTTTTCTCCGGTACCATTCTTGAGAACCTTAAACTTGCAGATGCACTGGCCGGGCAGGATCAGATCAATGGGGTCATTGAAATGGCGGGTTTGACCAAAACCATTGAATCGTTTCCAAAGGGGATCAACACCATGATCGGTGAGAAAGGGGTGATGCTTTCCGGGGGCCAGAAGCAGCGGATCGCCCTTGCCCGGGCGCTTCTCAAACGGGCCCCCATCCTGATCCTGGATGATCCTGTGAGCCAGGTAGACATCAGGACTGCCGCAGGCATCATCGACACCATTGAGGCGTTGTCCACCTCCATTACCGTGATCATTGTCTCCCACAGGTTTCAGGCCTTTCGCAGGGCAGACAACATCATCGTCCTTGATAAGGGCAGGATTGTTGAGTCCGGTAACCATGAACAGCTTGTGGCCCAGGGCGGATACTATGCCAGGGCCCAGGTCATGCAGTCAGGGGGTGAATCATGA
- a CDS encoding response regulator, with product MMDIPGSPTILVVDDEPRNLRLMEALLIPMGYRVQLVENGEAALELLEKISPDVILLDVMMPGMDGYEVARQVKSREKTRSVPIVMVTALREVTDRVKALEAGADDFLTKPVDKTELTARVRSLVKVKAYHDHMTNYQKELEAAVERRTRDLKMAMSRLEVAALDTVYRLSMAAEYKDEDTGAHIKRMSNYSAAVARRLGVGENTCTRILHAAPMHDVGKIGIPDRILLKPGKLTPEEWVIMKQHTTMGGRILEGANSPHLRLAEIIALTHHEKWDGSGYPRGLSGRKIPLVGQIVAISDVFDALTSRRPYKDPFSYEKSFAIIREGRGTHFAPHVVDAFFAVEKQIREIKEKYQDEDPSAFVALAGL from the coding sequence ATGATGGATATCCCAGGTTCTCCCACCATACTGGTGGTTGATGATGAGCCCCGCAACCTGCGTCTCATGGAAGCCCTGCTCATTCCCATGGGTTACCGGGTCCAGCTTGTGGAAAACGGTGAAGCGGCTCTGGAACTGCTGGAGAAAATCTCACCGGACGTGATTTTACTGGATGTGATGATGCCCGGCATGGACGGTTATGAGGTGGCCCGGCAGGTGAAATCCCGGGAAAAAACCAGATCTGTTCCCATTGTCATGGTCACGGCACTGAGGGAGGTGACGGACCGGGTGAAAGCCCTGGAAGCCGGAGCTGATGACTTTTTGACCAAGCCCGTGGATAAAACCGAACTGACGGCCCGGGTCCGTTCCCTGGTAAAAGTCAAAGCTTACCACGATCACATGACGAACTACCAGAAGGAGCTGGAAGCCGCGGTGGAACGTCGGACCCGGGATCTTAAAATGGCCATGTCTCGATTGGAAGTGGCTGCTCTGGATACGGTGTATCGCCTCTCCATGGCCGCTGAATACAAGGACGAGGACACCGGGGCCCACATCAAACGCATGAGCAACTATTCAGCGGCCGTGGCCCGTCGCCTGGGGGTTGGAGAGAACACCTGCACCCGTATCCTCCATGCCGCCCCCATGCACGATGTGGGCAAAATCGGCATTCCAGACCGGATTCTGCTCAAACCGGGGAAGCTCACCCCGGAGGAGTGGGTGATCATGAAACAGCACACCACCATGGGTGGCCGCATCCTGGAAGGGGCGAACAGTCCCCATCTGCGTCTGGCTGAAATTATTGCCCTGACCCACCATGAAAAATGGGACGGCAGCGGTTATCCCCGTGGACTTTCCGGCAGGAAAATCCCCCTGGTGGGGCAGATCGTGGCTATTTCCGATGTGTTCGATGCCTTGACCTCCCGTCGACCCTATAAGGATCCATTCTCGTATGAAAAATCCTTTGCCATCATCCGTGAGGGACGGGGGACTCACTTTGCTCCCCATGTGGTGGACGCTTTTTTTGCCGTGGAAAAGCAAATTCGGGAAATTAAGGAAAAGTACCAGGATGAAGACCCCAGCGCCTTTGTGGCCTTGGCCGGACTATGA